The following nucleotide sequence is from Mesorhizobium sp. J8.
GCAAGGCTCGGCGCGCTGCTGATCAAGGAATTCATCCAGATGCGGCGCGACCGCATCACCTTCGCCATGATGCTCGGCGTGCCGCTGATCCAGCTGGTGCTCTTCGGCTATGCGATCAACAACGATCCGAAGAGCCTGCCGGCAGCGCTCGTGGCGACCAGCAGCGATCCTTACACGAGGGCCATGGTGTCGGCGCTGCAGACCACCGGCTACTACCGCTTCGACCATGTCGCGCAAAGTGCAGAGGAAGCCGAGTTCCTGATGGCGCGCGGCGACGTTTCGTTCGTCGTCACCATCCCCGCCGATTTCGCGCGCCGCGTCGAGCGCGGCGACAACCCGCAGATCCTGATCGAGGCCGACGCCACCGATCCGGCCGTGGCCAGCGGCGCGATCTCGACGCTCAGCACCGTCGCCGGCCAGGCGCTGCTCAGGGCGCAAGGTACCGAGGAGACCGCTAGGGAGGCGGCGCGCGGCCAGCTCGATGTCGTCGTGCACCGGCGCTACAACCCCGAAGGCATCTCGCAATACAACATCGTTCCCGGCCTGCTCGGCGTCATCCTGCAGATGACGATGGTGATGATGACGTCGATCGCGCTGACGCGCGAGACCGAGCGCGGCACGATGGAAAACCTTCTGGCCATGCCGTCGAGCCCGCTGGAGATCATGCTGGGCAAGGTGCTGCCCTATCTGGTGGTGGGCGCCGTGCAGGTGGTGGTGGTGCTGGCCGCGGCGAAGCTTCTGTTTGCCATTCCGTTCATGGGCTCGCTGTCGCTGCTGCTCTCGACCGTGCTGGTCTTCGTGCTGTCGCTGGTGCTGCTCGGCTACACGATCTCGACGATCGCGCGCACGCAGATGCAGGCGCTGCAGCTCACCTTTTTCTTCTTCCTGCCCTCGATCATGCTGTCGGGCTTCATGTTCCCCTATCGCGGCATGCCGGGCTGGGCCCAGACTTTCGGCGAGATCTTTCCGCTGACGCATTTCCTGCGCATCACGCGCGCGGTCATGCTGAAGGGTGCCGAGCTGCCGGCCGTGGCGACGGAAGTCGGCTGGCTGGTCGTGTTCGTGGCGCTGTTTGCCGGCGTAGCGCTGGTGCGGTTCAGGCGCACGCTGGATTGAGGCTCCAGGAATAGTTCAACGTCGGCGGGACAGCGCCCCCCTCTGGCCTGCCGGCCATCTCCCCCACAAGGGGGGAGATCGATGTCGCGCCGGCTTTCGCCAATCTCCGACGTCGCAAAAATGAGCGAGGCGCCGAAACTGCCAATCTCCCCCTTGTGGGGGAGATGTCCGGCAGGCCAGAGGGGGGCGCGAAGGAACGCGGCGCTTTTTATATGCAGAGCGCCCTACGCCGCCGCCATGATCTCCGCATAAGTGCCGAAATCGACATTGCCGCCGGACAGCACCACGGCCACGCATTTGCCGGCGAGGTCGATCTCGCCGGATGACAACGCGGCCAGCGCGACGCAGCCGCCGGGCTCGACCACCAGCTTGAGATAGGCCATGGCGTCGCGCATCGCCTGGGCGGCGGCCGCGTCGGAGACGGCGATGGCGCCGGCGAGATTTTTCCGGTTGATCTCGAAGGTGATGGCGCCGGGCTCGGCGGTGAGCAGCGCGTCGCAGATCGAGCTGTGGCCGGGTTGGTTCGCGACCCGCTCACCCTTGGCCAGCGAGCGGCGCGTGTCGTCGAAATGCTCGGGTTCGACCGCCCAGACCTGCGTGCGCGGCGAGGCGTCCTTGACGGCGACGGAAATCCCGCTCGAGAGGCCGCCGCCGCCGCAAGGCACGACGACGGCGTCGAGCACCACGCCGAGCGCCTTGGCCTGCCGCATCAGCTCCAGGCCGATCGTGCCCTGGCCGGCGATGATGGCCGGATCGTCGAAGGGCGGCACCAGCACCATGCCCTTCTCGATATAGGGGCGTACGACCGCCATCCGGTCGTCCTTGAAGCGGTCGAACGGCACCACCTCGGCCCCCATCTTGCGGACATTGCCGACTTTCAGCGCCGGCGCGTCGGCCGGCATGGCGATCACCGCCTTGACGCCGAACATTGCGGCCGAGGCCGCCACGCCTTGCGCATGGTTGCCGGAAGAGAAGGCCACGACGCCGCGGCCGCGCTCTTCCTCGCTCAAGCTCGACAGCTTGTTATAGGCGCCACGGATCTTGAAGGACCCGGTGCGCTGCAGCGTCTCGGGCTTGAACAGGATGCGGCCGCCATGGCGCTTGTTGAGCTCCGGCGATTCGATCAGCGGCGTTTCGACGATCAGGCCGGAAAGCCGCTCGGCGGCGGCGCGGATGTCTGAGATGCCGGGCAGGGTGATCATGGGCGAGGGCCTTGCGAAGAACGGGGTGGCCCATGGTGCACGGAAAAGACCGTAACGCGCCAACGAAAAAATGTCATGGAGACAAGCTTGGCGATGGCGTCGTCGTCGGCTACTCGTCGCCTTCGACGACCCGCAGCCTGAGCTGGCCGGTCTTTGAATCGGCCACCCGCGCGCCGGCGTCGGCCTTTGGCGCCGCGTTTCGCGAGGGCTCGGTCTCGCTCTCGGCGAATTCCAATGCCTCGATCTTCTGGCCGCGCTTGGTCACCTTCGACGTCGACACCAGGATGTCGTCTATGTCGCGCGCCGCCTGGCCGAAATGCGTTTGCAGCCGGCGCACCCGCTCGTCGACCCGCGCCACATCCTCCATCAGCCGGATGACCTCGCCCTGGATCAGATGCGCCTGCTCGCGCATGCGGGCATCCTTCAAAATCGCCTGGATCACCTGGATCGACAGCATCAAGAGCGAGGGCGAGACGATGACGACGCGGGCGCGATGCGCCTTCTGCACCACTGCCTCGAAATTCTCGTGGATCTCGGCGAACACCGATTCCGACGGCACGAACATGAAGGCGGTGTCCTGCGTCTCGCCCTGGATCAGGTATTTTTCGGCGATATCGCGGATATGCACCTCGATGTCGCGCCGGAACGCCTGCGCCGCAACCTTCTGCATGTCGGCGCCTTCGGCGGCGCGGATGGCGTTCCACGCTTCCAGCGGGAACTTGGCGTCGATCGCGAGCATCGGCGCTCCGTTCGGCATCCGCACCAGGCAGTCGGGCCGACTGCCGTTGGAGAGGCTCGCCTGGAATTCGTAGGCGCCATGCGGCAAGCCGTCGGCGATGATCGCTTCCATGCGCGACTGGCCGAAGGCGCCGCGCGTCTGCTTGTTGGAGAGGATCGCCTGCAATTGCACGACCTGGCCGGCCAGGGACTGGATGTTGCCCTGCGCGGTGTCGATCACCGCCAGCCGCTCCTGCAGCTTGGCGAGGCTTTCATGGGTCGATTTGGTCTGCTCGGCCATCGTCTGGCCGAGACGGCCGGTCATGGCGTCGAGCCGCTGTCCGAGCGACTGGGTAAGCTCGGCCTGCCGCGCCCCGAACACTTCGGCGATCGCCCCCATGCGCCCCTGCATCTCGGCCTGCGCCTGCAGGACGTCGGCTATGCGGGCCTCGGTGTCGCGGGCGTGATCGGCGGCTTCCGCCGCGGCGGCCGCGCGCGCCGTGGCCGCGCGCCACAAGGCTATGACCAGCGCCGCGAAGAGAACGACGAACAGGGCGATGGTGAAGGCAAGCACATGGCCGAGCGTGATCGTGGAGGCGCCAAGCCGAGCGACTGGTTGCGAAAGGATGGAGGTCATGTCGTTCATGAGGGGCAGCATAACCGATTCGGCGTCCTGGCACAGATCAAAACGTGAACAGGCCGAGCATGCCCCGGTTGACGCTTGTCAAGTGAGGTCTTAGGTGAGACGCCATGTCGATCAAGCCGCTCATCATCCTTCCCGATCCCGTCCTGCGCCAGGTTTCCAAGCCGGTCGAGCGCGTCGACGCCGATCTGCGCAAGCTCGCCGACGACATGCTGGAGACCATGTATGACGCGCCGGGCATCGGCCTTGCGGCGATCCAGGTTGGCGTGCCGCGGCGTCTGCTGGTCATCGACCTCGCCAAGGAAGGCGAGCCGCCTCAGCCGCATGTCTTCATCAATCCGGAGATCCTCGAAAGCGCCGACCAGCGCTCGGTTTATGAGGAAGGTTGCCTGTCGATCCCCGACTATTATGCCGAGGTCGAGCGCCCGGCTTCCGTGCGGGTGAAATATCTCGACCGCGACGGCAGATTGCAGGAGATGCAGGCGGAAGGCCTGATGGCCACCTGCCTGCAGCACGAGATCGACCATTTGAACGGCGTGCTGT
It contains:
- a CDS encoding ABC transporter permease, with translation MNAVFSFARLGALLIKEFIQMRRDRITFAMMLGVPLIQLVLFGYAINNDPKSLPAALVATSSDPYTRAMVSALQTTGYYRFDHVAQSAEEAEFLMARGDVSFVVTIPADFARRVERGDNPQILIEADATDPAVASGAISTLSTVAGQALLRAQGTEETAREAARGQLDVVVHRRYNPEGISQYNIVPGLLGVILQMTMVMMTSIALTRETERGTMENLLAMPSSPLEIMLGKVLPYLVVGAVQVVVVLAAAKLLFAIPFMGSLSLLLSTVLVFVLSLVLLGYTISTIARTQMQALQLTFFFFLPSIMLSGFMFPYRGMPGWAQTFGEIFPLTHFLRITRAVMLKGAELPAVATEVGWLVVFVALFAGVALVRFRRTLD
- a CDS encoding threonine/serine dehydratase, with the protein product MITLPGISDIRAAAERLSGLIVETPLIESPELNKRHGGRILFKPETLQRTGSFKIRGAYNKLSSLSEEERGRGVVAFSSGNHAQGVAASAAMFGVKAVIAMPADAPALKVGNVRKMGAEVVPFDRFKDDRMAVVRPYIEKGMVLVPPFDDPAIIAGQGTIGLELMRQAKALGVVLDAVVVPCGGGGLSSGISVAVKDASPRTQVWAVEPEHFDDTRRSLAKGERVANQPGHSSICDALLTAEPGAITFEINRKNLAGAIAVSDAAAAQAMRDAMAYLKLVVEPGGCVALAALSSGEIDLAGKCVAVVLSGGNVDFGTYAEIMAAA
- a CDS encoding DNA recombination protein RmuC, whose translation is MNDMTSILSQPVARLGASTITLGHVLAFTIALFVVLFAALVIALWRAATARAAAAAEAADHARDTEARIADVLQAQAEMQGRMGAIAEVFGARQAELTQSLGQRLDAMTGRLGQTMAEQTKSTHESLAKLQERLAVIDTAQGNIQSLAGQVVQLQAILSNKQTRGAFGQSRMEAIIADGLPHGAYEFQASLSNGSRPDCLVRMPNGAPMLAIDAKFPLEAWNAIRAAEGADMQKVAAQAFRRDIEVHIRDIAEKYLIQGETQDTAFMFVPSESVFAEIHENFEAVVQKAHRARVVIVSPSLLMLSIQVIQAILKDARMREQAHLIQGEVIRLMEDVARVDERVRRLQTHFGQAARDIDDILVSTSKVTKRGQKIEALEFAESETEPSRNAAPKADAGARVADSKTGQLRLRVVEGDE
- the def gene encoding peptide deformylase, producing MSIKPLIILPDPVLRQVSKPVERVDADLRKLADDMLETMYDAPGIGLAAIQVGVPRRLLVIDLAKEGEPPQPHVFINPEILESADQRSVYEEGCLSIPDYYAEVERPASVRVKYLDRDGRLQEMQAEGLMATCLQHEIDHLNGVLFIDHISKLKRDMVVRKFKKLAKDKAPGKMVG